TCGGGCCGCGAGCGCGGGGAGCGACGACTTTCCGCTCCTCCGATCGGAAGGGGACCGATGGCGTTCCTACAGAGCATCTTCTTCTGGGTCGGCCTTCTCGCCGCTGCGATTCCGGTCGTGATCCACCTCTTGAACCGCCCGCGCGCCCGCGTCGTGGCGTTCTCGACGCTCGAGTTCATCCGCCGTCTGCAGATCAAGCGCTCGAAGCGGATCCGGATCCGCGAGCTTCTCCTTCTCCTTCTTCGCGTCCTACTGCTCGTCCTCATCGGCCTCGCCTTCGCGCGCCCCGCTTTGCAAGGAGCGCTCGCCGCCGGGATCGGCGGGCGCGCGCGCACGAGCGCCTGCATTGTCCTCGACGTGAGCTACAGCATGGGCTTCCGCGAGGGAGAAGAGACCCTGCTCGACCGCGCGAAGGACCGGGCGCGGCGGATCGTCGATCTTCTCAAGGAAGGGGACGAGGCGTTTCTCGTTCTCGCGTCGGAAGGGGCCGAGTCCCGCTTCGAGACGCCGACGCACAACTTCCGTCTTCTCGAAGCTGAGATCGATCGAGCGTCCCTCTCCTCACGAGGGACGGACCTCGCCCGCGCCTTGGAGGAAGCGGGCCGAATCATTGAAAGATCAAGAAATCCGAACCGCGAGATCTTTCTGATCACCGACATGCAGGAAGCCGCCTTCCCGGCCGAAGGGAACCGAAGCGTCCCGCGGGGGGACGAGCCGGCGCGCGTCTACCTTCTCCCCGTCGGGAGCGAGGAGAGGCCGAACCTAACGATCGAGGGGGCCGAGCTGTACGAACCGCGCACGCTGGGCGGGACGGTGAGAATCCGAGCGACTGTCGCGAACCACTCGCGGGAGTCGTCCGAGGCGATCGCGAGCCTCTTCCTCGACGGACGACCGCAGGGGACGGCGGCCGTGCGCGTGGAGCCGGGCCGGTCCGAGGCGGTTCTCTTCTCGGTCGTTCTCGCGGAGAGCGGCGTCCATCGCGGCGAGATCCGACTCGCTCCCGACCGCCTGCCGCGCGACGACACGTTCTACTTCGTGCTCGATCGACCCGAGCATCTCCGCGTTCTCCTTCTCGCGCGCCAGGAGGAGCCGGGCCGCTTCTTCGTTCGGAACGCTCTCGATCCGGGCGGCGTGGGGGAGGGGATGATCCGTGTGGAGGAGGCCGACCCGAGCGCGCTTCACTCGCTTGCGCTCCGTCCCTATCACGCGGTCTTCCTCGTCGGCGTGCCGTCGATCGGCGAACGCGAAGCGGCGCTTCTCGAGGAGTACGCCGGCGGCGGTGGCGGCATCGTCATCGTGCCGGGAGACGGCATCGACTTCGGGAACTACAACACGGTCTTGCTCGAACGACTGCTGCCGGGGGTGAGCATCGATCCCTCCGTCGCCGAGCCGCGCGGCGCGGCGAGGATCGACCGCGTGCAGGAAGACCACCCGATCTTCTCGATCTTCCGGCAAGGGCTGGGGCAAGCCCTGAGGGATGTGGTGCTTCTCCGGCATCTCGGTCTCCGCGTCGGGGAGGGGGTCTCGTCTGTCGTGGGCATCGGGCCGGACGCGCCGCTTCTCGTCGAGGGGAAGAAGGGGAGCGGGCGCGTCCTCTTCTTCGCGATCGGGCACGATCTCGAGTGGAGCGATCTTCCGGCGCACGCGGTCTATCTTCCGCTCCTTCACGAAACGGTCCGGTCTCTCTACTCGGGCGGCGCGCTTCATCAGACATCCCTCACCGTCGGGCGTCCTTTTCGCAAGGATCTTTCCGGGGTCGCGCTCGGGAACGAGTTCGTCTGCACGACCCCTCTCGAGGAAGTGGCGCTCCAGCCGCGAGGCGATGGGGATCGACTCGTTCTCCGTTTCGATCGGACCGACGCGCCCGGCTTCTACCTGATCGAGGGAGGCGGCCTCTCCGAGTCGTTCGCGGTGAACCTCGAGACCGCCGAGTCGAACCTCGCCGTTCTCGATCCGTCCGAAGCGGGCGAGCGTCTCGGCCTTCCATCCCTTCGCGTCATCCCCGAGGGACGCATGCCGGAGAAGACGGTTCTCGAGTCCCGCTACGGGCGCGAGCTGTGGTGGGAGATCCTCGGTCTCGTTCTTCTTCTCGCCGCGGTCGAGACGGCGGTCGCACGATCGCATCGACCCTCGTCGCTCGATCGAGGCTGAGCATGCTTCCCGCCCTGCGAGACCTGCTTCATCGATCGGTTTCCTTCCGCGAGATCCGCCGCCGTCTGGATGCGGGGGAACGGGTGATCCGCGCGAGCGGGGCGGGCGCCTCGCTCCTCTCCTTTCTCGCGGCCGACCTCCTGGAGGAGGGGGAGCAGGCCGTGCTTCTTCTCCTCGGGCGGCCGGAGGAGGCGGAGCTCTTCGCGGAGGAGGCGGAGGGTCTGGTCGGCGAGGATCGCGTCTTCCTTTTTCCTTCATGGGAGCTTCTTCCATACGAGAAGCATTCGCCGCCCCTCGAGATCACCGCGCTCCGCCAGAGAACGCTCGGCGCCCTCGCGCGAGGGGAAGGGGGGATCGTGGTCTCGACACCGCGGGCGCTTCAGACGCGGCTCGCCCCGCGGGGCGTCCTCGCCGGCCAGATCGTCGATCTCCTCGCCGGGGCCGAGGTGGATGTCGAGGAGCTCGCCCAGCGCCTCGTGCACATCGGGTTTCGAAGGGCGCCCGTCGCCGGAGAACCGGGCGTCTTCGCGCGCCGGGGCGGAATCGTCGACCTCTTCCCCGCGGGGAAGAGCCGCCCGGTCCGCATCGAGCTTCTCGGGGATACGATCGAGTCGATCCGCGAGTACGATCCGGAGTCGCAGCGCTCGATACGGACTCTCGAGCGCGTTCGGATCGTTCCGCAGAGGGAGTTTCCGCTTCCGGACGAGACAGTGCGCCGCGCGCAGGGAATCGCGCCGGCCGGCCTCGAGTCGGAGCTCCTGAAGCGCGGGACTTTCTTCGACGGAATCGAGCGCTACCTTCCGCTTCTCTTCCCCGGCGCCGACACCTTATTCGATCGCCTCCCCGAACGGACGGTCGTTCTCGTCCTCGAGGAGCGCGAGGTGCTCGGCGCGGCCGCCGAGTTCTGGAAAGAAGCGGAGCGTTTTCACGCGGCCTCCGCCGACGATCCCCTCCTCCCTTCGCCGGACGCCGCGTTTCTCGACGCGCGCGAGCTCGAGGAGAGAGTTTTCTCGTGCCGAACGATCCGCGCGCGGCGCGGCGCGCAAGAGGCGGACGACGGGGAGACCGTCCCGATCACCTATCTTCCGGCGCCCCCGATCCTCGGGAACCTCGAGCTTCTCGAGAAAGAGATCCGCCGCCTGCTCGCGGATTCCTACCGCGTCTTCTTTCTCTGCGACAACAAGGGCCAGGTCGATCGGATGCGGGAGATCCTCGAACCGTTTCGGGACCGGGTCTCGATCGGCGAGGGGAAGCTGAGGAGAGGATTCCTTCTGCGGGAGGAGCGCCTCGCCGTTCTTGCGGACCACGAGGTCTTCCGCCGGATCCGGAGGGCGCGGCGGGAGCGCGCGAGGCCCGCCGGCGCTCCGATCGAGAGCTATCTCGCTCTTCGTCCCGGCGACTACGTCGTGCACGTCGCCTACGGAATCGGGCGTTACCTCGGCGTCGAGAGGATCGCCGTCGACGGTGTGAACCGCGACTGCGTGTTCCTCTCCTACGCGGGCCAAGACCGTCTTTACGTTCCGACCGATCAGATGGACCGGCTCCAGAAGTACAGCGGCACGGAAGGCGGTCCGCCGTCGATCGACCGGATCGGCGGCGCCTCGTGGGCGCGGACGCGCGCGCGCGCGGAGAAGGCGATCCGCAAGATGGCGGAGGGACTCCTTCGGCTGTACGCGGTGCGGCGCGCGCGCCCCGGGTTCGCGTTCTCCCCCGACGGTCCGTGGCAGGCGGAGCTGGAGAGTTCGTTCTTGTATGAAGAAACTCCGCATCAAGCGGCCGCGGTTCGGGACACGAAGCGGGATATGGAGGCGCCGCGCCCGATGGACCGGCTGATCTGCGGCGACGTCGGCTACGGAAAGACCGAAGTCGCCGTCCGCGCGGCGTTCAAGGCGGTGATGGACGGCAAGCAGGCGGCGATCCTTGTCCCGACGACCCTTCTCGCGCAGCAGCACTTCCGGACCTTCCGCGACCGTTTCGGCGGTTTTCCGATCCGCGTGGAGGTTCTCTCCCGGTTCCAGCGGCCTGCGCAGATTCGGGCGGTCCTCGCGGACCTCGCCGCCGGACGGGTCGACGTTCTCATCGGGACGCACCGCCTTCTCCAAAAAGACGTCGTCTTCCGGGATCTCGGGCTCGTTGTGATCGACGAGGAACAGCGGTTCGGCGTCGCGCAGAAGGAGAAGCTGAAGAAGCTCCGCGAAACGGTCGACGTGCTCGCGACCACCGCCACTCCGATTCCTCGCACGCTTCACATGTCGCTTTCCGGAGTGCGGGACCTGTCGATCATCGACACGCCGCCCAAGGATCGCCGGCCGATCGTCACGGAGCTCGTCGAGTTCGATCCGGAGATCATCACGGCCGCGATCCTCCGCGAGATCGACCGGGGGGGGCAAATCTACTTCGTCCACAACCGGGTCCGCTCGATCCACTCGATGGCCGCCTATCTCTCGCGCCTCGTGCCCGAGGCGCGCGTCGGAATCGCGCACGGGCAGATGCCAGAGCGCGCTCTCGAGTCGGTGATGCTCGACTTCCTCGACCGCAGGATCGAGATCCTGGTGACCACGATGATCATCGAATCCGGTCTCGATATTCCGAGCGTGAACACCATGCTCGTCAACCGAGCGGATCAATTCGGTCTCGCGCAGCTCTATCAGCTTCGGGGGCGTGTCGGACGGTCGAGCCAGAGAGCCTACGCCTACTTGATGGTTCCGCGCGACGCGGCGGTTACCGACGACGCCCGCCGGCGCCTCGAGGCGATCACGACCTTCACCGATCTCGGATCGGGCTACCGCATCGCGATGAAGGATCTCGAGATCCGCGGAGCGGGGAACCTCCTCGGCGCCGAGCAGCACGGCTTCGTCGCTTCGGTCGGTTTCGAGATGTACTGCAAGCTCCTCGAGGAGGCGGTTCGCGAGCTTCGGGGCGAGGAGAAGCGCGGGCCGCGCGAGACGCGCGTCGAAGCCGCAATCGACACCTTCCTTCCCGACGGCTATGTCGGGGACCCGGACCTCAAGGTGATCCTCTACCGGCGGCTGGCGGAGACGCGTTCGCCCGAGGAGGTCGCTTCGATTCGCGAGGAGGTCGAGGACCGCTTCGGACGGATGCCCAGGGAGGCGAGGAACCTGTTCGATCTTCGAGAGCTCAAGCTTCTCGGGGAGGCGTGCGACGCGGAGTCGGTGCGCGTGGAGCCTTTGCGCGTTCGCGTCCGATTCGCCGGCGCGGAGGCCGGCAGGATTGCGCGCATTCGGAGTCTCGCGGATGCCTTCGGGGATCGGGTATCCGTCGATGCGCGCGAGGGTTTCGCGATCGAGCTCGCGAACGACCGGGCGAGGGAGGGGCCGTCCGCGGCCAGAAATCTGTTGTTGGCCCTCGCGGGACACGGTAGCATCGATCTTCCGAATCCGTGAAGCGAATCGGGCTAAAGGAGCGGACGCTCGCGCGAAAGGAGATTGCCCATGCTAAGGAAGACCGTTCTTGTGCTGGTCGCCGTCGGCGCGCTCTCTCTCGTACTCCTTCCGTCCTGCGGACAGAAGAAGGACGACGTGGTGGCGCGAGTCGGGGAGAAGGAAATCACGTTGGGCGACTTCAACATCGCCCACAAGGCGATCACGGTGTTCAACCGGCCGCCGCTTGTGACCGTAGACGATTGCGAGGCGTTCCTGAGGACGCTGATCAACAAGGAGCTTCTGGTCGCGGAGGCGCTCTCTCGAGGTCTCGACAAGAACGAGAAGCTCCTCGAGGAATCGGGGCGCTGGGAGACGGAGATGGTCATCGGCGCCCTGTACAAGGAGGTGTCGGAGTCCAACGTCGAGGTCACCGTCGAGGAACTCCAGGATTACTACCGTCTTTCCCGCACGACGGTGAACGCCCGCCACATCCAGACCGGTACGGCGGAGAAGGCGGAGGAGATCGCCCGGAAGGTCGCCGCGGGCGAGGATTTCGCCAAGCTCGCCGCCGAGCATTCCCTCGATGCGCGAACCGCGTCCGCCGGCGGCGACCTCGGGACGCTCCGTCACGGACAGATCGATCCTCTCATCGAGCGCGTGGTGTTCAGCCTGAGCCCGGGACAAGTGTCCGAGCCGGTGAAGAGCATGCAGGGGTATCACATCATCCAGCTGCTTGACCGCGCGGAGCCGGACATGGCCGAGTTCGAGAACCAGAAAGCCGTCTGCGCGACGGAGCTACG
The window above is part of the Candidatus Eisenbacteria bacterium genome. Proteins encoded here:
- a CDS encoding VWA domain-containing protein — encoded protein: MAFLQSIFFWVGLLAAAIPVVIHLLNRPRARVVAFSTLEFIRRLQIKRSKRIRIRELLLLLLRVLLLVLIGLAFARPALQGALAAGIGGRARTSACIVLDVSYSMGFREGEETLLDRAKDRARRIVDLLKEGDEAFLVLASEGAESRFETPTHNFRLLEAEIDRASLSSRGTDLARALEEAGRIIERSRNPNREIFLITDMQEAAFPAEGNRSVPRGDEPARVYLLPVGSEERPNLTIEGAELYEPRTLGGTVRIRATVANHSRESSEAIASLFLDGRPQGTAAVRVEPGRSEAVLFSVVLAESGVHRGEIRLAPDRLPRDDTFYFVLDRPEHLRVLLLARQEEPGRFFVRNALDPGGVGEGMIRVEEADPSALHSLALRPYHAVFLVGVPSIGEREAALLEEYAGGGGGIVIVPGDGIDFGNYNTVLLERLLPGVSIDPSVAEPRGAARIDRVQEDHPIFSIFRQGLGQALRDVVLLRHLGLRVGEGVSSVVGIGPDAPLLVEGKKGSGRVLFFAIGHDLEWSDLPAHAVYLPLLHETVRSLYSGGALHQTSLTVGRPFRKDLSGVALGNEFVCTTPLEEVALQPRGDGDRLVLRFDRTDAPGFYLIEGGGLSESFAVNLETAESNLAVLDPSEAGERLGLPSLRVIPEGRMPEKTVLESRYGRELWWEILGLVLLLAAVETAVARSHRPSSLDRG
- the mfd gene encoding transcription-repair coupling factor; amino-acid sequence: MLPALRDLLHRSVSFREIRRRLDAGERVIRASGAGASLLSFLAADLLEEGEQAVLLLLGRPEEAELFAEEAEGLVGEDRVFLFPSWELLPYEKHSPPLEITALRQRTLGALARGEGGIVVSTPRALQTRLAPRGVLAGQIVDLLAGAEVDVEELAQRLVHIGFRRAPVAGEPGVFARRGGIVDLFPAGKSRPVRIELLGDTIESIREYDPESQRSIRTLERVRIVPQREFPLPDETVRRAQGIAPAGLESELLKRGTFFDGIERYLPLLFPGADTLFDRLPERTVVLVLEEREVLGAAAEFWKEAERFHAASADDPLLPSPDAAFLDARELEERVFSCRTIRARRGAQEADDGETVPITYLPAPPILGNLELLEKEIRRLLADSYRVFFLCDNKGQVDRMREILEPFRDRVSIGEGKLRRGFLLREERLAVLADHEVFRRIRRARRERARPAGAPIESYLALRPGDYVVHVAYGIGRYLGVERIAVDGVNRDCVFLSYAGQDRLYVPTDQMDRLQKYSGTEGGPPSIDRIGGASWARTRARAEKAIRKMAEGLLRLYAVRRARPGFAFSPDGPWQAELESSFLYEETPHQAAAVRDTKRDMEAPRPMDRLICGDVGYGKTEVAVRAAFKAVMDGKQAAILVPTTLLAQQHFRTFRDRFGGFPIRVEVLSRFQRPAQIRAVLADLAAGRVDVLIGTHRLLQKDVVFRDLGLVVIDEEQRFGVAQKEKLKKLRETVDVLATTATPIPRTLHMSLSGVRDLSIIDTPPKDRRPIVTELVEFDPEIITAAILREIDRGGQIYFVHNRVRSIHSMAAYLSRLVPEARVGIAHGQMPERALESVMLDFLDRRIEILVTTMIIESGLDIPSVNTMLVNRADQFGLAQLYQLRGRVGRSSQRAYAYLMVPRDAAVTDDARRRLEAITTFTDLGSGYRIAMKDLEIRGAGNLLGAEQHGFVASVGFEMYCKLLEEAVRELRGEEKRGPRETRVEAAIDTFLPDGYVGDPDLKVILYRRLAETRSPEEVASIREEVEDRFGRMPREARNLFDLRELKLLGEACDAESVRVEPLRVRVRFAGAEAGRIARIRSLADAFGDRVSVDAREGFAIELANDRAREGPSAARNLLLALAGHGSIDLPNP